A segment of the Serratia fonticola genome:
CACTGTCGCATACCGAGTGGGTTATTGGATATTTATCCTCATATGAAGCGGATTGCGGTGATAACCAAAGCGGACGTGGCCGATGCCGATGTGGAAAACGTTTATACCCTACTGGCTGAAAATGGATTCAGGCCACCAATATTTGTGGTTAACAGCGTTGATGCAGGCAGCCTGACGGCATTCAAGGCGTTTCTGGCCGCGCAGAGTAACCCGCGAGAGGAAAACAGCGATGAAAAAACTGATAACCGCCAATGATGTACGTGACGCAGCGGTACAGGGGCAGCAGCAGATTTGTGTGGTATTACGCGATTGCATTATTACGCCAGAGGCCCGCATGGTGGCGGAGCAACAGGGTATCAGTATTTGCGAGCAACTAACACCGGCTGAAGAGGGGCCGGAGATTTCCCCTCGCCATAACCCAGAACGCCAGCGGATCCGCGAGCATATTCTTGCGCATCTGCCAGAAGGCAGCATGACGGAAACGCTGTTATCGCAATTAATCGAGAAGGTTGAGCAGGAACAGCGCGCACAGGCAATGCAGACAAACAGCGAGGCAGTACCGGCCAGTTTCCGCTCGGTGACCGGTAAAGGGGGCATCAAGGTGGTTGACGGGGCTTCGGTGAGCTTTGGTCGTTTTGATGGCGTCACTGAGCATCAGGTGGGGTTGAGCGATCTGATCACCGCCCGTGATGGCAGCAGCATGGCGGCGGGATTTATGCGCTGGGAGAAAGGATTCTTTCCCTGGACGCTGAACTACGACGAGATCGACCTGGTGCTGGAAGGGGAACTGCATATCCGGCAGCAGGACGAAACGCTGGTTGCCAAGGCGGGTGATGTGGTCTTCATCCCCAAAGGTTCCAGTATCGAATTCGGTACCCCCGGTCATGTCCGTTTTCTGTATGTGGCCTGGCC
Coding sequences within it:
- the eutP gene encoding EutP/PduV family microcompartment system protein; translation: MRRAIFVGAVGAGKTTLFNRLQGDDSQARKTQAVEFNDLGDIDTPGEYFSHPRLYHALISTLVDCELLIYVHAANDPHCRIPSGLLDIYPHMKRIAVITKADVADADVENVYTLLAENGFRPPIFVVNSVDAGSLTAFKAFLAAQSNPREENSDEKTDNRQ
- the eutQ gene encoding ethanolamine utilization acetate kinase EutQ; translation: MKKLITANDVRDAAVQGQQQICVVLRDCIITPEARMVAEQQGISICEQLTPAEEGPEISPRHNPERQRIREHILAHLPEGSMTETLLSQLIEKVEQEQRAQAMQTNSEAVPASFRSVTGKGGIKVVDGASVSFGRFDGVTEHQVGLSDLITARDGSSMAAGFMRWEKGFFPWTLNYDEIDLVLEGELHIRQQDETLVAKAGDVVFIPKGSSIEFGTPGHVRFLYVAWPADWQAC